The Candidatus Zixiibacteriota bacterium genomic sequence ATACTATTTTCTGGATTGCCTGTTTCCATTCTCTGCTGGGGCGGAAAGAGGAAGCGATCAAATGTCTGGCCGAGGGGCTGAAAAGGGGTGTCTGGTGGGGGCCTAAGATGCTTCAGGGGGAAACCGATTTCGATAATATCAGGAATGAGACGGGATTTCTGGATATAGTGCAACGATGTGAAGCGATATATACGGAAGCCAGAAAGAATTCCCGGCCCGAGTGTCAGATATGCCATCCGGCAAAATTTTCCCTTGATAGTGAAATTCCTCTTTTTATGACTCTTCACTGGCGATTTGATAACGCCGACCAGTTCAGCTCGCATTGGGAGAAACCTGTGCTTCAGAGGAATTACCTCCTGGCGGTGCCACAGTCATCTCAAATTACCGGGAGCAATAAATATTGCTGGGATGACGCCGATGCGGCACGGAGCGAAATCAGAACACACCTTCAGCAGATGGGGAAGATTTACCGGATCGATTGGAGCCGGTCAATTATTGCCGGCGCCTGTCAGGGGGCGCGGCTCGCGCTCGAAACGGCATTGGAGGAAATTCCTCAGGAAATGCAAAGAGTGCTAATGGTTCTCCCCGCGCTGGGTGATGTTGATAGTTTAGTGGCGCAGCTGGAGAATTGTTGTTCGAAGCGGTTGCGCGGGTATATTATCACCGGCAGCCGTGATTCCTATCTGGACGAGACGAAGAAGCTCTTTGACGAAACTGAAAGACTCAAACTCCCTTTTGAGATTGAGATTATTGAGGGATTAGGACATGCTTTCCCCGAGGATTTTGATTTCTATCTGAACAACGCGCTTATCTTTTTAGGCCGGGATTGAATCTCCCCAAGAGATAGGTCGCGCTTCAAGAATGAGGGGCGGGCCAATTGTCACATTTTCCCGTCGGCCGGTCGAAAAAATAGCCTTTATCTTTTTTTTCAGATTTATATAAAATCGGATTATATTATTAGTTGATTATGGAAATTCGAACCGCCCCGACCACAGACAAGAGATTTATCTATCTGATAGCTGCCATTCTGCTGGCGGTCTATTTGCCGGCTCTGGTAGACCTGGTCTCGGACTGGGCTACCGACAGCAACTATTCCCACGGTTTTCTGGTGCCGATTATTTCGGCTTATCTTATCTGGCGGAAACGGAAAGAGCTGGCGGCGATAGAGATATGCTCCAGCAAAGCGGGCCTGGCGATCATTATCGCCGGATTGATCCTTTTCATTCTGGGAAACGGCGCCTCGGAATATTTCACGGTTCGGATTTCGCTGGTGGTGATAATCTTCGGACTGGCGCTCTATTTCTTCGGCGGGCCGATGATCAAGCGCACCTGGTTTGAGCTTCTCTTTCTGGTATTTATGATACCGATACCATATGTTATCTATTTTTCGGCCACTTTCCCGATGCAGCTTCTGGCCAGCAAAGTGACCGTGGCGGTTCTCAACCTCATCGGGATGCCGGTGGTGCGGCAAGGAAACATTATTCACCTTCCCGAGCATTCTCTTGAGGTAGCCGAGGCCTGTTCCGGGATGCGCTCACTGGTCTCGCTTCTGGCGCTGGGGGCTATTTATGCCTATCTGACCCAAAAAAGATTTTCGGCCAAATTGATTTTATTCCTCTCGACCATACCAATTGCCGTTCTCGGCAATGTCTTCCGGGTCTTTATCACCGCTCTGATCGTTTATACGACTGAATTGAATATTACCGAGGAGCCGATTCATTCGATTATGGGAGCCACGGTCTTTGTTATTGCCTTTATCTTTTTGCTGATTTTCGGCGCTATATTGAGGAAGGTGTTCAAATGAAGAATCATTATTTTCTCGCCATAGCGCTGATTATTATCGGCGGCATTTTCGGGAATATCCTCCGTTACACGGGACGGCTTCCCGATAAGGGGCCTGATTTTTCTCTGATTCCGGGACAACTGGAGCAGTATGTCGGGAAGGAAATTGTTCTGGATGAGTCCACTTATGAGGTTCTTAAGGCCGATACCAGTATCTTCCGTGATTATGTGGGGAGCGACCAGAGCCGGGATAATCTTTTTGTGGCCTATTTCAAGTCGCAGAAATACGGCAGTCAGATACATTCGCCAAAGCACTGCCTGCCCGGCGGCGGCTGGCGGATTGAAACGATTCGGCCATATCGGCTCAAACTGCCGGATGGAACCTCAATAGAGGTCAACCTTCTGACTATCACCAATGGGGAATATAAATCGGTCATGTTTTACTGGTATCAGACCCGTTCCGGGTCGATCCGAAGCGAGTATGGACTGAAACTTGATTTGGTAAAAAATTCTCTTCTCTTTCGCCCGACCGATGCGGCTATTGTCCGGTTGACAGTAGATGCCCCCGATGGGGATATCAAAAATGCGGTGGCGCGAGGGGTTCGTTTTCTTGACACATTCTATTCCTATATAGCCAAATCTCTCCCCTTTTAGACCAACATTTCACTTGAAATTCTATCAAAAAGAGGCTAATCTTCAGCCTGATGCTGAAAAATATCTTTTATCTCATTCGCCCCCCGCAGTGGATCAAGAACGGTGTCGTTCTGGCCGGGCTCATTTTCGCGGGCAAGGCATCAGATCTGTCCTT encodes the following:
- a CDS encoding exosortase/archaeosortase family protein encodes the protein MEIRTAPTTDKRFIYLIAAILLAVYLPALVDLVSDWATDSNYSHGFLVPIISAYLIWRKRKELAAIEICSSKAGLAIIIAGLILFILGNGASEYFTVRISLVVIIFGLALYFFGGPMIKRTWFELLFLVFMIPIPYVIYFSATFPMQLLASKVTVAVLNLIGMPVVRQGNIIHLPEHSLEVAEACSGMRSLVSLLALGAIYAYLTQKRFSAKLILFLSTIPIAVLGNVFRVFITALIVYTTELNITEEPIHSIMGATVFVIAFIFLLIFGAILRKVFK
- a CDS encoding EpsI family protein codes for the protein MKNHYFLAIALIIIGGIFGNILRYTGRLPDKGPDFSLIPGQLEQYVGKEIVLDESTYEVLKADTSIFRDYVGSDQSRDNLFVAYFKSQKYGSQIHSPKHCLPGGGWRIETIRPYRLKLPDGTSIEVNLLTITNGEYKSVMFYWYQTRSGSIRSEYGLKLDLVKNSLLFRPTDAAIVRLTVDAPDGDIKNAVARGVRFLDTFYSYIAKSLPF